One Triticum dicoccoides isolate Atlit2015 ecotype Zavitan chromosome 3B, WEW_v2.0, whole genome shotgun sequence genomic window, GGATTATACAGGCTTTTATAGGTTGACTTGAAAATAATGTGACGTGGAAGTTTGTGATTGGATTTTAATTGTCAAAGTAGGCCCCACCTCCTGAAAATCAGGAGGGAGGGGGGCAGTGTTTAGTTTGTTGGAAGGTCCTCGTACGGGCCTGTAGGTGCCCGTACGTTTAGCATTTTTGGTACGCCAAAAAGTAGTTGGAGATACAGGATCCAGTCATCATTCTGGACCTGTTCATACCTTGGGTCGGGTTAGTTTGTGGGTTGGGCTTTCAAAAGCCTTATATGAAAGTGCTTAGCCTGGCCCTAGCCTGGCCGATGGCCTAGAAAATTGTATTTCTATTTTTCCATCTTCTTAAAAAAATGCACTTCAAAAATTAAACAAATGATTTTcgggataaaataaaataaataaaatacaaaGGTCACAGTTTTGGGCTTTCTACCAGGTCTGCACACGTAGCAGCtccttgaaaattccaaaaaagaaGATCGTTACATCCTTATATGGGAAAAGAAAAtgtctcttctttttttatttgcacGAACCTAATCCTACAGTGAATTGCTTAGACCTCAGTGAAATATGAAAACCGCTCTGTCTAAAGTATTGCATGAATCTAATTAATGTGAACGGCAATACGGAACGGGAACAAAGCTATGCAGAAATGAGGCGAATTCGCCCTATCCACAGATTCAAAATCGTGTAAGCCAGCAAACCACGTTTGATATGATCTAGTTAAATGTCCATCAAAATGTGCTTATTTTGTTTGCAGTCGCTTGAAAACAAACCAATCCAAATTGAAATATATGGTTGCAGTTTACAAACAGAGGTCACTGATAACTGTCGTTTAAGGGACACATTTCATAAAATATGGTAATTTTGCAGCACAAACGTTTGGTTTCCCATGGATTAATCCCGCGCGACACCGTGTGCGTCGtcgccgttcttgggcaggagtACATCCCGGACCAACTCGTCGAAATTGCGGTGGGACGAACCGCCGGGCTTGGCCGCCATGATGGCCTTCTCCTGCCACTCCATCGCCCTCTTCCTCATCTGCTTGCCCTTCTCCCCGTCCATGAGCTCCGCGATGAGGCCCGTGACGGCATCGCGCTCGACGTTGTTGTCGATCTCCATGCCGACGCCCCACTCTTTGCACTGGTACCTGCAGTTGGTCTGTTGGTCGCCGAAGAAGGGCCAACTGATGACGGGCACGCCGCCGCACATGCTCTCCAGTGTCGAGTTCCAGCCACTGTGCGTCAGGAACGCGCCCACCGCCGGATGGTTCAGCACCTCCTGCTGCGGGCACCAGGAGGCCATGAGCCTGCGCCCCGCCGTCTCCGTCAGGAACTCCGGGGGAAGCACCGCGGAGTCGCCCCTCACGAGGTCGGGGCGAATGACCCATACGAAGTGCTGGCCGCTGTTGGCTAGCCCCCACGCgaactccaccagctgctcgctggTCATGACGACGATGCTCCCGAAGTTGACGTACACGACGGAGGCGGGCTCCTTGCCTTGGAGCCACTGGAGGCACTCCTCCTGCTCCTTCCACAGGCTGAGGCTACTGATGGTACTGCTCGTGGAGCGCGGCGCGAGCAGACTCAGCGGGCCGACCGTGTACACCTTGGGCTTGCCGTTGCCGTCACCGAGAAGCGGTTCCatggcctccaccgcctcgccctcTAGATCGCCGAAGCTGTTGAGGATCACGGCCGTTGCGCCGGCTGCGCGCTCTGTCTCCTTGATGGCGTAACGCACCATGAACTCATCTGGGTCCGTGCTGCGTATGAAGGTCGGGAAGTCCCTGAGCCTCATGCTCCTCAGGCCCGGGACGTCTTCCACCGGCATGTCAAGGTATCCATCCGTCAACTGTTTCATATCTACGGCCCATGCATGCAGGTAAAGAGATGGTATTATTGCCAGAGCAGATAGGTCCACAGATAGCCAACAATGTGTGTTCGATCGATACATGTACGTACCTTTAAGTGGGGCGATGCCGCGGTCAATGAGGAGGCGGTAATGTCGGTACCCGAGGTAGCTGATGGTGCTGGCCGTCCAGAGCTGGACGTAGGGGAGGCCAAGCTCCTTGGCCGCGTCCATGGAGAAGCCCATGATGAGGTCGGAGACGACGCAGGTGACGGGAGGGCGGTCCCTCGCCGCGTTGAgctcggcgaggaggcggcggaagGGCCCGAGGCAGGTCTCCGTGGTGGACTTGCATAGCGACGGGATGTCCTGCGTGACATCGTCATCTTCGCCGCTGGACGGCGCCTGCATGCCGTCCGGGATGGTGGCGAAGCGGAAGCCCGCGGCGCCGGCCATGGCGGCTGCGCCACGCGTCCGGACGAGGCGGGCGTGGTTGTACTCGGAGTTGACGAAGGTAACGTGGAAGCCGCGAGCGTGAAGCAGCTTGGCGACGTTGAGCATGGGGGCGATGTGGCCCTGCGCCGGGTACGGCAGGCACACGGCGTGGGGTTGGGGTGGCATTGTCTCCGCGGCCATTGACGATCCTTTTCTCCGAAATGGCAAAAGGGCTGTGGGATTCGTATTCTTCTTTTGTGTAGACTGTAGAGTATTCCTTGATTTGGTTGGTGCAAATCAAATCGtgctggatatggatatggatactGTGGACACGGAGTATTTATAAGCTAGCGAGCACGGCCTCATCGACCAGCCATTGCGAACGCGCGCCTGTGGTACCAACGACGCAAGCGATTACGTTCCTCTTGGTCGCGTGCATGCTGACAATTACTTCTTGGTTTGGTCCAACTTGAAGGGGTGATAGCAGCCGGGCCGGATTTTTAATTTAGAGGTAATAGCACCAGCAGTCCTGGAACTTGTCCAGGATGTGATGATCTAGTTTAAAACTTACAAAAGCAAACTATTACATCCCACAACTTGCATTTAATGTGTAAATTTGGTCCTAGCCAATCAGACGATGACAAATGGAGCCTAGTCAGCAGAGCCGGTCAGCGCAACACATTTTGCAATTACCCCTGGACTTAGCACTAATGAACCCGCACTACACAATTATTCAGGTAAGAACAAGAGGCAGCATTTCCTTGGTCTTCGGTGCGTTCATGAAGGGAGGGTCCAGCTTCTTGTTCTTCCAGTTGTAACCTGTGAGAATTGCATCATCGGAGCACGGATATGTCGGTCAGTCACTGGATCATCATCGCGCAAACGAAGATCAACTGAATGTTTGGTGCCATGTCAACGACGTTACCAAACATCCCGTGGAAATGGAACCTGTCGTAGGAGCAGCCAAACATGTGCAGGTGCAGGTCGAGGCCGCCGCGGCCGTTGTCCTCCTCGAAGGCGTTGCCGACGTGCAGCGACCACATCTGCGACGGCGTCTCGACCCCTCACGTCTAGACTATTTTATTACTTAGACGTGGGATCGATGTAGGCCGCAGAATCGTTTTATTTAATACTGcgttggcagggtcttgaactcaagacctcttggctcggaTACCATATTGAATTAATGCTCCAGCCAGTtgctccaaaagtccgaactgatggaggaaggtgggcaatatatttcaacatggTCCGCCTGCCCGGGTCCAGCGCGAGCGCCGCGATCATGGGGTGCGTGCGCGTCATGGCCAGCATCGACCACGGGATGTCGAGCCTGATCCTGTTGCCGAGGACGACGTAGTGGGAGTCGGTGAAGGCCCAGTCGTGGATCATGAGGTGCGCCGGCAACACGAACTCCCGCTTCTGCACCAGCCTGAAGCCGGCGTCGAACTCTGCATACGTACCACCAGTGATTTGATTTTAATGGGCATATGGATGGACGAGGGGGTGCTGCCGACCGTAGAAAGTGAAGTTGGCGCGCGGGAGGAGCATGTCCTCGGAGTTGCAGGCCACCATGAGCAGCCGGTTGCGCTTGGGGTCGACCTTGTAGTGCGCCAGCAGCCGCTTGGGCGGCATGCTGAACACGCATGCACGGGATAATGGCGACCGTGCCGGCGCACAAACGTCAGATCATCCACGCTAGCTCGGTGTGCAACGCCTAGTCTACTCTACTCAAAGTGAACATCACGCACCACTGAGCACGGGGCGCAGCAAGCGGGTGGCCGCGTCGAGCCCAGCCTCCGCTGCGGTGCTGCAACGCGATGCTCACCGGGCTGGCCGTGCACGGGCAGGCACACGAGGCAGCGACGTTGTTCCACGGCATGTGGAGGTCGGGGCTGAAGCCGGACGGCATAACCTTCACGGCGGTGCTCACCGCATGCCGATCCATGGGCCTGGTCACCGAAGCCTGGGAGTACTTCGACAACATGGAGGCCAAGTACGGCGTGGCGCCGACGGCCGAGCACCACGCCTGCATGGTCGACCTGCTGGCTTGGCGCCGGTACCTCGACGAGGCGATGGCCTTCATCCAGCGGTCGCCGGCCGACCCCGGAGCAAGCTCCTGGGGCGCGCTCCTCACCGGCTGCGCCATCTACGGCAACCTGGACCTCGCGGAGTCCGCGGCGAGGCACCTCTTCAAGCTCGAGCCGCACAACTCGGCCAACTACCTGGCGATGATGAGCCTGTACGAGCAGCACCAGATGTTCGACGAGGCGGAGAGCCTCAAATACGCCATGGAGGCGAGAGGGGTGGACGCCAGGCCGGGGTGGAGCTGGACGCAGGTCGGGCGGAGCGTCCACGTCTTCGAGGTCGACGGCGGGTCGCCGCCGTACTCGGAGACGCCGGAGATATACGGCGAGATGAGCCGGCTGGTGTCGCAGATCAGGATGATGGGGTACGTGCCGGACACCGGCTGCGTCGCCTACGACGTCCCCGAGGAGGAAAAGGAGCGGCTGCTGCTCTGCCACACCGAGAACCTGGGATCCTCGAATTCATTAGTGCTAAGTTCAGGGGGGTAATTGCAAAATGTGCTGCGCTGACCGGCTCTGCTTACTAGGCTCCCCTTGTCATCGTCTGATTGGCTAGGACCAAATTTGCACATTAGGTGTAAGTTGTGGGATGCAATAGTTTGCTTTTGCAAATTTTGGACTAGATCATCACATCCTGGACAAGTTTCAGGACCGCTGGTGCTATTACCTCTTTAATTTACAGGCAACAAGTGTGCGATGCAAAGATGATGATGAGCTGATGGATGTTGCTGTGAAAAGTGGAAGGACAAGATGACACAATATTGAACTGAGCGAATGACAACACCAAAAGaccaaattactccctccgtcctaaaataag contains:
- the LOC119275008 gene encoding 7-deoxyloganetin glucosyltransferase-like, which codes for MAAETMPPQPHAVCLPYPAQGHIAPMLNVAKLLHARGFHVTFVNSEYNHARLVRTRGAAAMAGAAGFRFATIPDGMQAPSSGEDDDVTQDIPSLCKSTTETCLGPFRRLLAELNAARDRPPVTCVVSDLIMGFSMDAAKELGLPYVQLWTASTISYLGYRHYRLLIDRGIAPLKDMKQLTDGYLDMPVEDVPGLRSMRLRDFPTFIRSTDPDEFMVRYAIKETERAAGATAVILNSFGDLEGEAVEAMEPLLGDGNGKPKVYTVGPLSLLAPRSTSSTISSLSLWKEQEECLQWLQGKEPASVVYVNFGSIVVMTSEQLVEFAWGLANSGQHFVWVIRPDLVRGDSAVLPPEFLTETAGRRLMASWCPQQEVLNHPAVGAFLTHSGWNSTLESMCGGVPVISWPFFGDQQTNCRYQCKEWGVGMEIDNNVERDAVTGLIAELMDGEKGKQMRKRAMEWQEKAIMAAKPGGSSHRNFDELVRDVLLPKNGDDAHGVARD